One window from the genome of Thermoanaerobacterales bacterium encodes:
- a CDS encoding aspartate 1-decarboxylase encodes MLLTMLKAKIHRAVVTAVDLNYAGSITIDEELLEAAGILPYEQVQVVNTANGARFETYAIPGPRGGGTVALNGAAARLGLPGDRVIIMAYARMEEDEARAHRPAVVTVDAGNKVLPSNGKA; translated from the coding sequence ATGCTGTTAACGATGTTGAAGGCCAAGATCCACCGGGCCGTCGTAACCGCGGTGGACCTGAACTACGCCGGCAGTATCACGATCGACGAGGAACTGCTGGAGGCGGCCGGCATCCTGCCTTACGAGCAGGTGCAGGTGGTCAACACGGCGAACGGGGCGCGTTTCGAGACCTATGCCATTCCCGGCCCCCGCGGCGGCGGGACCGTGGCCTTGAACGGGGCCGCCGCGCGGCTCGGCCTGCCGGGCGACCGGGTGATCATCATGGCTTACGCCCGGATGGAGGAGGACGAGGCCAGGGCGCATCGCCCGGCTGTGGTCACCGTGGATGCCGGGAACAAAGTGCTCCCGTCGAACGGAA
- the panC gene encoding pantoate--beta-alanine ligase: MVKVVRTIAEVRDFVREARARGPVGLVPTMGYFHEGHRALMRKAREMCPTVTVSIFVNPLQFGPQEDLAAYPRDFERDLATAAEEGVDAVFTPSVEEMYPAPQAAFVDIAELTGVLCGRSRPGHFRGVATVVAKLFNIVGPDYALFGQKDAQQLAVIRRMVRDLNFPVEIVAVPTVREADGLAASSRNVYLTPEEREEATILFRALHWGKQTITGGERDPQRVARLMAETINGMPGARLDYAEVLSWPDLNPLATIEGEVLLAVAAWFGRARLIDNMVVEAGN; encoded by the coding sequence ATGGTCAAGGTCGTGCGGACCATCGCCGAGGTGCGTGACTTCGTCCGCGAGGCCCGGGCGCGGGGCCCGGTGGGCCTGGTGCCGACCATGGGCTACTTCCACGAGGGGCACCGCGCCCTGATGCGCAAGGCCCGGGAGATGTGCCCTACGGTAACCGTCAGCATCTTCGTCAACCCCCTGCAGTTCGGCCCGCAGGAGGACCTGGCGGCCTACCCGCGCGACTTTGAGCGGGACCTGGCGACGGCCGCGGAGGAAGGGGTGGACGCCGTCTTCACTCCTTCCGTTGAGGAGATGTACCCCGCCCCCCAGGCCGCCTTCGTCGACATCGCCGAACTGACCGGGGTCCTTTGCGGCCGCTCACGGCCGGGCCACTTCCGCGGGGTGGCGACGGTGGTGGCCAAGCTGTTCAACATCGTCGGCCCGGACTACGCCCTCTTCGGGCAGAAGGACGCCCAGCAACTGGCCGTGATCCGGCGGATGGTCCGGGACCTGAACTTCCCGGTGGAGATCGTCGCCGTGCCCACGGTGCGGGAGGCCGACGGCCTGGCGGCGAGTTCCCGCAACGTGTACCTCACACCCGAGGAGCGGGAGGAGGCGACCATCCTGTTCCGCGCTCTGCACTGGGGGAAGCAGACGATCACGGGCGGGGAGCGCGACCCGCAGCGCGTCGCCCGCCTGATGGCCGAGACGATCAACGGCATGCCGGGGGCGCGGCTGGACTACGCCGAGGTCTTGAGCTGGCCGGACCTCAACCCCCTGGCGACTATTGAGGGGGAGGTCCTCCTGGCAGTGGCCGCCTGGTTCGGCCGGGCGCGGCTGATCGACAACATGGTGGTGGAGGCGGGGAACTGA
- the panB gene encoding 3-methyl-2-oxobutanoate hydroxymethyltransferase has translation MSEVRVTTATLRQMKAEGRPVTMLTAYDFPLARLVDEAGIDVILVGDSLGNVVLGYETTVPVTMDDMVHHVRAVARGVRRALVVADMPFLSYQVSVEDALRNAGRLLQEGGAHAVKIEGGAAVLDVVRALVGAGIPVMGHLGLTPQSVHQLGGFKVQARDAAAANRLLDEARALEEAGIFALVLECIPAPLARMVTGALGVPTIGIGAGPDCDGQVLVTHDLLGLTGGRVPRFVKQYADLRARMLAAVGAYRDEVVARLFPGPEHTFGMPEDEIERLRKEGAE, from the coding sequence ATGAGCGAAGTGCGCGTTACTACGGCTACCCTGCGGCAGATGAAGGCCGAGGGGCGGCCGGTGACCATGCTCACGGCGTATGACTTCCCGCTGGCCAGACTGGTGGACGAGGCCGGCATCGACGTCATCCTGGTGGGGGATTCCCTGGGCAACGTGGTCCTGGGCTACGAGACGACCGTCCCGGTGACGATGGACGACATGGTGCACCACGTCCGGGCGGTGGCGCGGGGCGTCCGCCGGGCCCTGGTGGTCGCCGACATGCCCTTCCTGTCCTATCAGGTGTCGGTGGAAGACGCCCTGCGCAACGCGGGGCGGCTGCTCCAGGAGGGCGGGGCGCATGCCGTGAAGATCGAAGGGGGCGCCGCCGTCCTCGACGTGGTGCGCGCGCTGGTCGGGGCCGGCATCCCGGTGATGGGCCACCTGGGCCTGACCCCACAGTCCGTGCACCAGCTCGGGGGTTTCAAGGTCCAGGCACGCGACGCGGCCGCGGCCAACCGCCTGCTCGACGAGGCGCGGGCCCTTGAAGAGGCCGGGATCTTCGCCCTGGTGCTGGAATGCATCCCGGCGCCCCTGGCGCGGATGGTGACCGGCGCCCTGGGCGTGCCGACCATCGGTATCGGCGCCGGGCCGGACTGCGACGGCCAGGTCCTGGTGACCCACGACCTCCTGGGCCTGACCGGCGGCCGCGTACCGCGCTTCGTCAAGCAATACGCCGACCTGCGCGCCCGGATGCTGGCCGCCGTCGGCGCCTACCGCGACGAGGTCGTCGCGCGCCTCTTCCCGGGACCGGAGCACACCTTCGGGATGCCGGAGGATGAGATCGAACGGCTGCGCAAGGAGGGGGCGGAATAA
- a CDS encoding DUF2520 domain-containing protein, translating to MTAEPSMAIIGAGRAGTALGLALAAAGYPVAAVASRRLETAEALARRVGCPATDRPDDAARRAAVVWITTPDRAVAEVAGAIAAQGGFSPGQHVFHASGALPAAVLSPAREKGALVAAVHPLQSFAGVTGPPDLAGCYFGVEGDAAALPLARRLVADLGGVFLPLRAGDKALYHAAACVASNYLVSVLDLAVRLLEGAGLERKAATAALLPLVEGTVANVRRAGVAAALTGPVARGDLDTVRGHVEALRALDPEAAELYRLLGCYTAGLARARGDLAPAAAAALELILKGV from the coding sequence ATGACGGCTGAACCATCGATGGCGATCATCGGCGCCGGGCGGGCGGGCACGGCCCTTGGCCTGGCCCTGGCGGCGGCCGGTTACCCCGTGGCCGCCGTGGCCTCGCGCCGGCTGGAGACGGCCGAAGCACTCGCCCGGCGTGTCGGCTGCCCGGCCACGGACAGGCCGGACGACGCCGCGCGCCGCGCCGCGGTGGTCTGGATCACCACCCCGGACCGGGCCGTCGCCGAGGTGGCCGGGGCCATCGCCGCCCAGGGCGGCTTCTCGCCCGGGCAGCACGTCTTCCACGCCAGCGGGGCGCTTCCGGCGGCGGTGCTCAGTCCCGCCCGCGAAAAGGGGGCCCTCGTGGCCGCGGTGCACCCGCTGCAGTCCTTTGCCGGGGTAACCGGACCCCCGGATCTCGCCGGCTGCTACTTCGGCGTGGAAGGGGACGCGGCCGCCCTGCCCCTGGCGAGGCGCCTGGTCGCGGACCTGGGCGGGGTGTTCCTGCCGTTGCGCGCGGGGGATAAGGCCCTCTATCACGCCGCGGCCTGTGTGGCCTCCAACTACCTGGTATCCGTCCTGGACCTGGCGGTCAGGCTGCTGGAGGGCGCAGGTCTGGAGAGGAAGGCGGCCACCGCCGCCCTGTTGCCCCTGGTGGAAGGGACGGTAGCCAATGTTCGCCGCGCCGGCGTTGCCGCGGCCCTCACCGGGCCCGTGGCGCGCGGCGACCTGGACACGGTCCGGGGGCACGTAGAGGCCCTGCGGGCTCTGGACCCGGAAGCGGCCGAGCTTTACCGCCTTCTCGGGTGCTACACGGCCGGGCTGGCGCGGGCGCGGGGGGACCTGGCGCCCGCCGCGGCGGCGGCTTTGGAACTCATTCTGAAGGGAGTGTAG